CTCTTCCGATTTTTATCGCCATGATATCCTGATAGGTACCCCATGAAACTTGATGCAAAAATACCGGCCGGACCCCTTGAAAAAAAATGGGACAAACACCGCTTTGAATTAAAGCTTGAAAATCCGAGCAACCGCAGAAAATTCAACATCATTGTGGTGGGCACCGGTCTGGCCGGCAGTTCGGCATCCGCCACCCTGGCAGAACTCGGCTATAACGTCAAAACCTTCTGCCTTCAGGACAGTCCGCGCCGGGCACACAGCATTGCGGCCCAGGGGGGAATCAATGCCGCCAAAAATTATCAAAATGACGGCGATAGCATCTGGCGCCTTTTCTACGACACAATAAAAGGCGGTGATTTTCGCTCGCGCGAGGCCAATGTCTACCGCCTGGCCCAGGTCAGCAACCATATCATCGACCAGTGTGTAGCCCAGGGGGTCCCCTTTGCCAGAGATTATGGCGGGCTGTTGACCAACCGATCGTTTGGCGGCGCCCAGGTATCACGCACCTTTTATTCCCGCGGCCAAACCGGTCAGCAGCTGCTTTTAGGAGCCTACCGGGCGCTGTCCCGGCAAGTCGCTTCAGAGCAGGTAACCCTGTATCCCCGCCGGGACATCTTGGAGCTGGTGGTGATAGACGGAAGGGCCCGGGGGGTTGTCGCCCGCAACCTGATTACCGGTGAAATTGAATCCCACAGCGCCCATGCGGTCGTCCTTGCCACCGGCGGTTACGGCAATGTTTATTTTCTCTCCACCAATGCCATGGCATCCAATGTGAGCACCATCTTTCGCGCCTTTCGCAAAGGCGCCTATTTCGCCAACCCTTGTTTTACACAGATTCATCCCACCTGCATACCCGTTCATGGCAAGTACCAGTCCAAACTGACCCTGATGAGCGAAAGCCTCCGGAACGACGGCCGGGTATGGGTGCCGAAACATCCGGGCGATAAACGGGCGCCCCATCAGATACCCGAGTCTGAAAGGGATTATTTTTTGGAAAGGAAATACCCCAGCTTCGGCAATCTGGTCCCCAGGGATGTCGCCTCCCGCAATGTCAAGGAACAATGCGACCAGGGCAAAGGGGTGGGGGAAACCGGACTGGCTGTTTATCTCGACTTTGCCGACAGCATCAAAAGGGAAGGCAAAGACAGCATCGCCCAGAAATACGACAATCTTTTTCAGATGTATGAAAAAATTACAGCCCAGAATCCCTACGAAACCCCCATGATGATATATCCCGCGGTCCATTACACCATGGGCGGACTGTGGGTGGACTACAACCTCATGACTACGGTTCCGGGCCTTTTTGCCATCGGCGAGGCCAACTTTTCAGACCATGGGGCCAACCGTCTGGGCGCCAGCGCACTGATGCAGGGACTGGCCGACGGCTACTTCATCATACCCAACACCCTCGGAGGATATCTGGCCGGCGCTCATCTGAATGATGTTACGGTCGATCATCCCGCTTTCCGCTCAGCCGCTCAGGCATCTTTAGACCGGATACAGCGGCTCCTTTCCATCAAGGGGAAACGCACGGTCGATGATTTTCACAAGGAACTGGGACTGATCATGTGGGAATACTGCGGCATGTCCAGAAATAACGCCGGCCTTGCCGAAGCCAAACAGCTGGTTCATTCCTTAAAGAAAGAATTTTGGGACAATGCCATCGTGCCCGGGATCAATGAAGAATTTAACCAAAGCCTTGAAAAGGCCGGACGGGTTGCCGACTTTTTTGAATTTTCGGAATTGATGTTAAGCGATGCCTTGGCACGAAAGGAATCCTGCGGCTGTCATTTCAACGAAAATTATCAAACCGAAGACAACGAAGCCCTCAGGGATGATGAAAATCTCTGTCATGTAGCAGCCTGGGAGTTTGGCGGTGAGGACAAAGAGCCGATTTTTCATAAGGAACCGCTATCATTTGAAAATGTGGAATTAACCCAAAGGAGTTATAAGTGACACAGACCATCGGCCTGACGCTGAAAATATGGCGGCAGAAGCTGCCGGATGCTAAAGGGAGTTTCGAAACATACGATGCCGCAGATATTTCTGTGGACATGTCCTTTCTTGAAATGCTGGATGTCGTCAACGAACGATTGACCCTTGACGGCAGGGACCCCATTGCGTTCGACCACGACTGCCGCGAAGGAATCTGCGGCGCCTGCGGCAGCGTCGTCAATGGCAGGCCCCACGGCCACGTAGCGGCCACCACCCTTTGCCAATTGCACATGCGTCATTTTAAGGACGGCCAGACCATTGTAATTGAACCTTGGCGTTCTAAAGCATTTCCGGTCATAAAAGATCTGGTGGTGGATCGCAGTCCATTGGACAAAATTATCCAGGCCGGCGGTTATATTTCGGTGACCACCGGCGGCGCCCAGGAGGCCAACACCATCCCGGTTCCCATTGAGCAAAATAAAAAGGCGATGGATGCCGCCACCTGTATCGGCTGCGGCGCCTGTGTGGCCGCATGCCCCAATTCATCGGCCATGCTGTTCATCGGCGCCAGCGTTTCCCATCTGGCCCTGCTGCCCCAGGGAAAACCCGAGGCAGCCAGACGCGTCTTGTCCATGGTTCGACAAATGGATGAACTCGGATTCGGCAATTGCTCCAATGAAACCGAATGCCAGGCAGAATGCCCCAAGGAAATCTCAATTACCAACATCGCCTGCTTAAACCGCGAATTTATCAGGGCCGGTCTCTTCTCAACCGAAGAGTAATCCATTTTGAGTCCTAGCAACCACCTGAAATATCGCACTTGACAAATAGCTTATACCGTGTGAAATTACCACTAAATGCTGCCGGCTTTTACTCGCTATTGGAAATTAATAACTCCAAGACCACAGCGGGCTTAAATCAACATCCTTCTTGGATTGACCATGCTGAAAATAGTTACCTTCTAAATAGTTTCAAAAAAGTATATGGCAAAGAAGACCTATCCATTAACTTATTCACAAGGAGGAGGTGTTATGAAAAAGACAGGATTGATGCTCGTATGTACTTTCATAGTTTGCTTTGTCTTAGCGGGGACGGCATCGGCAAAGTCCTCGGTTGTTATCTACACTTCGCTCGAAAATGAAGAAGTTGTCGAGTATATCGAACTCGCCAAAAAAGATCTCCCGGGTTTGGAAATCAACGCGATTCGCCTCTCCACCGGTGAACTCGGCGCCAGGATGCTGGCGGAAAAAGACAACCCCCAGGCGGACTGCATCTGGGGATGGGCTGTAACCAATATGGAAGAGTTTGTATCCAAGGGAATGATCAAGGTATACAAACCCAAAGGCTGGGATAAGATTCCGGCAAACTTCAAAGATCCCAACGGTCACTGGACTGCCATTGACCTGTATGCTGCGGCATTTGTCATCAACACCAAAGTGATGGAAGCCGACAAGCTCCCCATGCCCAAAGGCTGGAAAGACCTTCTGAACCCGGCATACAAGGGAAAGCTGATTATGCCCAACCCCGCCAGCTCCGGAACGGGATTTCTACAGATCGCCAGCCTCCTAGAGATGATGGATACTGATTATAAAAACAAACCGGTTGCTGAAAACAAAGCCTGGGATTTTATGAAAGAATTGGATAAAAACATGGGACAGTATATCAAAAGCGGTTCCAAACCAGCTAAATTAACGGCTGCCGGCGAATATGCCATCGGCTTATCTTTTGCCTTTGTCTACTCATCCTTAAAAAAGCAGGGATTTCCGGTTGCGATGGTCCTGCCGGAAGAAGGCGCGG
This region of Desulfobacterales bacterium genomic DNA includes:
- a CDS encoding fumarate reductase/succinate dehydrogenase flavoprotein subunit, which translates into the protein MKLDAKIPAGPLEKKWDKHRFELKLENPSNRRKFNIIVVGTGLAGSSASATLAELGYNVKTFCLQDSPRRAHSIAAQGGINAAKNYQNDGDSIWRLFYDTIKGGDFRSREANVYRLAQVSNHIIDQCVAQGVPFARDYGGLLTNRSFGGAQVSRTFYSRGQTGQQLLLGAYRALSRQVASEQVTLYPRRDILELVVIDGRARGVVARNLITGEIESHSAHAVVLATGGYGNVYFLSTNAMASNVSTIFRAFRKGAYFANPCFTQIHPTCIPVHGKYQSKLTLMSESLRNDGRVWVPKHPGDKRAPHQIPESERDYFLERKYPSFGNLVPRDVASRNVKEQCDQGKGVGETGLAVYLDFADSIKREGKDSIAQKYDNLFQMYEKITAQNPYETPMMIYPAVHYTMGGLWVDYNLMTTVPGLFAIGEANFSDHGANRLGASALMQGLADGYFIIPNTLGGYLAGAHLNDVTVDHPAFRSAAQASLDRIQRLLSIKGKRTVDDFHKELGLIMWEYCGMSRNNAGLAEAKQLVHSLKKEFWDNAIVPGINEEFNQSLEKAGRVADFFEFSELMLSDALARKESCGCHFNENYQTEDNEALRDDENLCHVAAWEFGGEDKEPIFHKEPLSFENVELTQRSYK
- a CDS encoding succinate dehydrogenase/fumarate reductase iron-sulfur subunit: MTQTIGLTLKIWRQKLPDAKGSFETYDAADISVDMSFLEMLDVVNERLTLDGRDPIAFDHDCREGICGACGSVVNGRPHGHVAATTLCQLHMRHFKDGQTIVIEPWRSKAFPVIKDLVVDRSPLDKIIQAGGYISVTTGGAQEANTIPVPIEQNKKAMDAATCIGCGACVAACPNSSAMLFIGASVSHLALLPQGKPEAARRVLSMVRQMDELGFGNCSNETECQAECPKEISITNIACLNREFIRAGLFSTEE
- a CDS encoding ABC transporter substrate-binding protein, with translation MKKTGLMLVCTFIVCFVLAGTASAKSSVVIYTSLENEEVVEYIELAKKDLPGLEINAIRLSTGELGARMLAEKDNPQADCIWGWAVTNMEEFVSKGMIKVYKPKGWDKIPANFKDPNGHWTAIDLYAAAFVINTKVMEADKLPMPKGWKDLLNPAYKGKLIMPNPASSGTGFLQIASLLEMMDTDYKNKPVAENKAWDFMKELDKNMGQYIKSGSKPAKLTAAGEYAIGLSFAFVYSSLKKQGFPVAMVLPEEGAGFELEANALLKGAKNEASAKQFLDWAISKKAMQGYAKFKLGVAYPGIPGPEGLPALSTIKLAPMDFPWQSKNRTEILEVWQKHFIK